A section of the Vibrio vulnificus CMCP6 genome encodes:
- the flgL gene encoding flagellar hook-associated protein FlgL, producing the protein MISRIASFHNYQSVQNDLRRMENKIHHNQAQLASGKKLLSPSDDPLATHYIQNIGQQSEQLKQYLDAIVLVRNRLEQHEVNVANQEQFADEAKRTVMEMINGALSPEDRRAKRREIEELATNFLYLANAQDESGNYTFAGTKPKSQPFFRDYDGTVTYAGDDYQRKMRVSANLEMAMNDPGSKLFMDIPNPFGDYEPEYQLQNASELLLEKAVNEDYFDKATYRVTMVDMSNGRWGYQLEKDGSVVAADEFNPSTGIQYEDLTIQLKGQIQKGDVIELKPRETFSIFDSFKNAEKYSEASVSDANATAKLHQVTEEFHAAFIHLNKARTDIGARLSTLDIQEQQHEDFNLSLAKAKSNFEDLDYSKAIIEFNENSRALQASQLAFGKTKDLTLFNYL; encoded by the coding sequence ATGATTAGCCGTATCGCCAGTTTCCACAACTATCAGTCGGTGCAAAACGATTTGCGCCGCATGGAAAATAAAATCCATCACAACCAAGCGCAGTTGGCGTCTGGCAAGAAGTTGTTATCACCGAGTGATGACCCCCTTGCAACACACTACATTCAAAATATTGGTCAGCAATCTGAGCAGTTAAAACAGTATCTTGATGCGATCGTCCTAGTACGCAACCGTCTTGAGCAGCATGAAGTGAATGTGGCTAACCAAGAGCAGTTTGCAGACGAGGCGAAACGTACCGTGATGGAAATGATTAACGGTGCATTATCACCGGAAGATCGCCGCGCGAAACGACGTGAAATTGAGGAACTGGCCACCAATTTCCTCTACCTTGCCAATGCACAAGATGAATCCGGCAACTATACCTTCGCTGGCACCAAGCCAAAATCGCAGCCGTTTTTCCGTGACTATGATGGCACGGTGACTTATGCAGGGGATGACTACCAACGCAAAATGCGAGTGTCGGCCAATCTTGAAATGGCGATGAATGATCCTGGCAGTAAGTTGTTTATGGATATTCCGAATCCCTTTGGCGATTACGAACCAGAATATCAGTTGCAAAATGCTTCTGAGTTGTTGCTCGAAAAAGCAGTCAACGAAGACTATTTCGATAAAGCGACTTATCGCGTCACTATGGTTGATATGAGTAATGGTCGCTGGGGATACCAATTAGAAAAAGATGGCAGTGTGGTTGCCGCTGATGAGTTCAACCCATCAACAGGCATCCAGTATGAAGATCTTACGATTCAGCTCAAAGGCCAGATCCAGAAAGGTGACGTGATTGAGCTAAAGCCAAGAGAAACATTTTCTATTTTCGATAGCTTCAAAAATGCAGAGAAATACTCTGAAGCGTCGGTGTCTGATGCCAATGCCACGGCGAAGTTGCACCAAGTAACGGAAGAGTTTCATGCTGCCTTTATCCATCTCAACAAAGCGCGCACCGACATTGGTGCTCGCCTAAGTACACTGGATATCCAAGAGCAGCAACATGAAGATTTCAATCTCTCTTTAGCGAAAGCGAAGAGCAATTTTGAAGACTTGGATTACTCCAAGGCAATTATTGAATTCAATGAGAATTCACGCGCGTTGCAAGCTTCGCAGCTCGCATTTGGTAAAACGAAAGATCTCACATTATTTAATTACTTGTAG
- the flgK gene encoding flagellar hook-associated protein FlgK, with translation MASDLLNVGTQSVLTAQRQLNTTGHNISNVNTEGYSRQSVIQATNDPRQFGGSTYGMGVHVENVRRSWDQFAVNELNLSTTNFANKGDVEANLEMLSSMLSSVASKKIPENLNEWFDALKTLADSPNDIGARKVLLEKARIISETVNGFHETIRQQYDVTNKKLDMGIERINQIAVEIRDIHRLMMRTPGPHNDLMDQHEKLVKELSEYTKVTVTPRKNAEGFNVHIGNGHTLVSGTEASQLKMIDGYPDVHQRRLAIYEGKSLKPIKSVGLDGKLGAMLDMRDNQIPYVMDELGRMAAGFSDEVNKLQKQGLDLRGNIGGVIFTDVNAEVIAKSRAVTAPDSQAEVAVFINDLASLKGGEYALRYDGSNYTVTKPSGETVSVSLDSAKSAFYMDGMRVEVRNEPKAGEKILLRPTRNSAAQMQVATNDASMIAAQSYEASTSFAQGTAQFNILAAGDLREFEVIVSPQGDQFAVIDTKGNVVRSPEPYPPKGPVSVTLPSSHPSYKEGKETVFELTAGAWANDKFTANLVPSEGDNGNLRKMQQIQLDKKMDGNQSTIIDVYHNLNTNVGLRNSTATRLANIAQHENEAAQERIASISGVNLDEEAANMMRFQQAYMASSRIMQAANDTFNTILQLR, from the coding sequence ATGGCGTCGGATCTTCTGAATGTAGGTACTCAGAGCGTACTGACAGCTCAGAGACAATTAAATACTACCGGTCATAACATTTCTAACGTAAATACAGAAGGTTATAGCCGTCAGTCGGTCATTCAAGCGACCAATGATCCCCGTCAGTTTGGTGGTTCTACCTACGGTATGGGCGTGCATGTGGAAAATGTTCGCCGCTCTTGGGACCAATTTGCCGTTAATGAGCTTAATCTTTCCACCACCAACTTTGCCAACAAAGGGGATGTCGAAGCGAACTTAGAAATGCTTTCAAGCATGCTTTCTTCTGTTGCGTCGAAAAAAATTCCTGAAAATCTTAATGAATGGTTCGATGCGCTAAAAACCTTGGCGGACAGCCCAAACGATATTGGCGCGCGAAAAGTTCTACTGGAAAAAGCGCGAATCATCAGTGAAACCGTTAATGGCTTTCATGAAACCATTCGTCAGCAATACGATGTCACCAATAAAAAACTCGATATGGGTATAGAGCGTATCAACCAGATTGCGGTTGAAATCCGTGATATTCACCGCTTGATGATGCGCACGCCTGGTCCTCATAACGATTTGATGGACCAACACGAAAAGCTGGTCAAAGAGCTTTCTGAATACACTAAAGTGACCGTGACTCCGCGGAAAAACGCGGAAGGTTTTAACGTGCATATCGGCAATGGCCATACGCTCGTCTCAGGCACGGAAGCAAGCCAACTTAAGATGATTGATGGCTACCCAGACGTTCATCAACGTCGCCTAGCGATCTACGAAGGAAAGTCATTAAAACCGATTAAAAGCGTTGGTCTAGACGGCAAACTCGGCGCCATGCTTGACATGCGTGACAACCAAATCCCCTATGTGATGGATGAACTTGGCCGCATGGCAGCCGGATTTTCTGATGAAGTGAACAAGCTGCAAAAACAAGGTCTGGATTTACGCGGCAATATTGGTGGTGTGATTTTTACCGATGTAAATGCCGAGGTGATCGCCAAATCAAGAGCCGTGACGGCGCCAGATTCGCAAGCCGAAGTGGCCGTTTTTATTAACGATTTAGCGTCGCTCAAAGGTGGTGAATATGCGCTTCGTTATGACGGCAGTAACTATACAGTGACCAAGCCATCGGGCGAAACGGTCTCCGTCTCTTTAGATTCAGCTAAGTCTGCGTTTTACATGGATGGTATGCGTGTTGAAGTGAGAAATGAGCCCAAAGCGGGCGAAAAAATCTTATTACGCCCAACGCGTAACTCGGCCGCGCAAATGCAAGTCGCAACGAATGATGCGAGTATGATTGCCGCACAAAGCTATGAAGCCTCCACCAGTTTTGCTCAAGGAACCGCTCAATTTAACATTTTGGCCGCGGGTGATTTGCGCGAGTTTGAAGTGATTGTGTCACCCCAAGGCGATCAGTTTGCGGTGATTGATACTAAAGGCAATGTGGTACGAAGCCCGGAACCTTATCCACCCAAAGGTCCGGTTTCAGTGACTTTGCCATCATCGCATCCCAGTTATAAAGAGGGTAAAGAGACCGTCTTTGAATTGACCGCTGGCGCGTGGGCAAACGACAAGTTTACCGCCAACCTTGTTCCGTCTGAAGGTGATAACGGTAACTTGCGTAAAATGCAGCAAATTCAATTGGATAAAAAGATGGATGGTAATCAATCCACCATCATAGATGTTTATCATAACTTGAATACCAATGTGGGATTGCGCAATTCCACCGCAACGCGATTGGCCAATATTGCTCAGCATGAGAATGAAGCCGCTCAAGAACGCATCGCGTCGATTTCAGGTGTTAACCTCGATGAAGAGGCGGCAAACATGATGCGTTTCCAGCAAGCTTATATGGCTTCGTCACGCATTATGCAGGCGGCCAATGACACCTTTAACACCATTTTGCAATTGAGATAG
- the flgJ gene encoding flagellar assembly peptidoglycan hydrolase FlgJ: MINNPNDIGFIHDISNLDKLRQQAVNDKDGGEQKALEAAAKQFESIFTSMLFKSMREANSGFESDLMNSQNQLFYRQMLDEQMASELSSSGSLGLADMIVAQLSSGKGIDKNELAMREAGQEAPQRMPINRSKARETEQRLIESGQLARSDKARFDSPESFITSMRPYAERVAKSLGVEPSLLLAQAALETGWGQKVVKNARGSSNNLFNIKADRSWAGDKVTTQTLEFHDNTPVKETAAFRSYDSFADSFNDYVAFLNNNPRYQTALQHNGDSESFIRGIHRAGYATDPEYADKVLKVQQRIDNM; the protein is encoded by the coding sequence ATGATTAACAATCCAAACGACATCGGCTTTATTCACGACATTAGCAATCTTGATAAGCTACGTCAGCAAGCCGTGAACGATAAAGATGGCGGTGAACAAAAAGCACTAGAAGCGGCGGCAAAACAGTTTGAGTCGATTTTTACTTCCATGTTGTTTAAATCGATGCGCGAAGCCAATAGTGGTTTTGAATCGGATTTGATGAACAGCCAAAACCAGCTGTTCTATCGCCAAATGTTGGATGAACAGATGGCCAGTGAGCTCAGCTCTTCCGGTTCGCTTGGCTTAGCGGACATGATTGTGGCGCAGTTAAGCAGTGGAAAAGGCATCGACAAAAATGAGTTGGCAATGCGTGAAGCGGGACAAGAAGCGCCACAACGTATGCCAATCAATCGCTCGAAAGCGCGAGAAACCGAGCAGCGCCTGATTGAGTCAGGCCAGCTTGCTCGCAGTGATAAGGCAAGGTTTGATTCACCAGAGTCGTTCATTACTTCGATGAGACCTTACGCGGAAAGGGTGGCAAAATCCTTAGGGGTTGAACCTTCTCTATTGCTCGCACAAGCGGCCTTGGAAACAGGCTGGGGGCAGAAAGTGGTGAAAAATGCTCGTGGCAGCAGCAATAACCTCTTCAACATCAAAGCGGATCGCAGTTGGGCGGGTGACAAAGTTACTACGCAAACTTTAGAGTTCCACGACAATACGCCAGTGAAGGAAACGGCAGCGTTTCGTTCATACGATTCGTTTGCCGACAGCTTTAATGATTACGTAGCGTTTTTAAATAACAATCCGCGTTATCAGACCGCACTTCAGCACAATGGCGATTCTGAAAGCTTTATTCGCGGTATTCATCGTGCAGGTTATGCGACGGATCCTGAATACGCCGACAAAGTGCTCAAAGTGCAGCAACGTATCGACAACATGTAA
- a CDS encoding flagellar basal body P-ring protein FlgI codes for MKKFTLLLLCFVLPMTSAYAARIKDVAQVAGVRSNQLVGYGLVSGLPGTGESTPFTEQSFAAMLQNFGIQLPAGTKPKIKNVAAVMVTAELPPFSKPGQQIDVTVSSIGSAKSLRGGTLLQTFLKGLDGQVYAVAQGNLVVSGFSAEGADGSKIVGNNPTVGIISSGAMVEREVPTPFGRGDFITFNLLESDFTTAQRMADAVNNFLGPQMASAVDATSVRVRAPRDISQRVAFLSAIENLEFDPADGAAKIIVNSRTGTIVVGKHVRLKPAAVTHGGMTVAIKENLSVSQPNGFSGGETVVVPNSDISVTEEQGKMFKFEPGLTLDDLVRAVNQVGAAPSDLMAILQALKQAGAIEGQLIII; via the coding sequence ATGAAAAAGTTCACCCTACTGTTGTTATGTTTTGTATTGCCGATGACCTCGGCCTATGCGGCGCGTATTAAAGATGTTGCTCAGGTGGCAGGGGTAAGAAGCAACCAATTAGTAGGTTATGGTCTTGTCTCTGGTTTGCCTGGAACGGGTGAATCCACACCGTTTACCGAGCAGAGTTTTGCCGCAATGCTACAAAACTTCGGCATTCAGTTGCCTGCGGGAACCAAACCAAAAATCAAAAACGTTGCCGCTGTAATGGTAACGGCAGAACTTCCTCCTTTTTCTAAACCCGGTCAACAGATTGATGTGACGGTCTCCTCTATTGGTAGTGCCAAGAGCTTACGTGGCGGTACCTTGCTGCAAACCTTCTTGAAAGGTTTGGATGGGCAAGTTTATGCCGTGGCACAAGGCAACTTAGTGGTGAGCGGTTTTAGCGCAGAAGGGGCGGATGGCTCTAAAATCGTCGGCAATAACCCAACCGTCGGTATTATCTCTAGCGGTGCCATGGTTGAGCGTGAAGTGCCAACCCCATTTGGCCGTGGCGACTTCATTACATTCAACTTACTTGAATCTGATTTCACCACCGCACAACGCATGGCCGATGCCGTCAATAATTTCCTTGGTCCTCAAATGGCCTCTGCGGTCGATGCGACGTCGGTACGTGTGCGAGCACCCCGCGACATCAGTCAGCGCGTCGCCTTTCTTTCTGCCATTGAAAACCTCGAGTTTGATCCAGCAGACGGCGCAGCCAAAATCATTGTTAACTCACGTACGGGTACCATTGTGGTGGGTAAACATGTTCGATTAAAACCTGCGGCCGTGACTCACGGTGGTATGACGGTTGCGATTAAAGAAAACTTGAGTGTGAGTCAGCCGAATGGTTTCTCGGGTGGCGAAACCGTTGTTGTTCCCAATTCAGATATTTCAGTGACCGAAGAACAAGGTAAGATGTTCAAATTTGAGCCGGGCTTAACCTTGGATGATCTTGTTCGCGCGGTTAACCAAGTCGGTGCTGCACCGTCAGATTTGATGGCCATTCTACAAGCGCTTAAACAAGCGGGTGCTATCGAGGGACAACTGATCATCATCTGA
- the flgH gene encoding flagellar basal body L-ring protein FlgH, which yields MKRISLIALVTIMSGCTMLEPIETPEVVNATTVVDAVEGDKSKDESSGIVDTLRGRSDPVAGDPAWAPIHPKQQPEHYAAETGSLFSVNHLSNLYDDSKPRGVGDIITVTLDEKTNASKSANADLSKSNDSSMDPLEVGGQELKIDGKYNFSYNLTNSNNFTGDASAKQSNSISGYITVEVIEVLANGNLVIRGEKWLTLNTGDEYIRLSGTIRPDDISFDNTIASNRVSNARIQYSGTGTQQDMQEPGFLARFFNVSL from the coding sequence ATGAAACGCATCAGTCTGATTGCTTTAGTCACCATCATGAGTGGCTGTACCATGCTTGAGCCAATCGAAACCCCAGAAGTGGTCAATGCGACGACAGTGGTGGATGCGGTTGAAGGGGATAAGTCGAAGGACGAGAGCTCGGGTATCGTCGATACCTTGCGTGGACGTAGCGATCCCGTGGCAGGCGATCCTGCGTGGGCTCCCATTCATCCGAAACAGCAGCCAGAGCACTACGCTGCGGAAACGGGCTCGCTATTTAGCGTGAATCATTTGTCGAATCTTTATGATGACTCGAAGCCTCGCGGCGTCGGTGACATCATTACCGTCACTCTGGATGAAAAAACCAATGCTTCCAAAAGTGCCAATGCGGACCTGTCGAAAAGCAACGATTCAAGCATGGATCCCCTTGAAGTGGGTGGGCAAGAGCTCAAAATCGACGGTAAGTATAATTTCTCTTACAACCTGACCAACTCAAACAACTTCACTGGCGATGCGTCGGCAAAACAGAGCAACAGCATCAGCGGTTACATCACCGTGGAAGTGATCGAAGTACTGGCCAATGGCAACCTCGTGATTCGTGGTGAGAAGTGGCTGACGCTGAATACGGGTGATGAGTACATTCGCCTCAGTGGCACAATTCGTCCTGATGATATTAGTTTTGACAACACTATTGCGTCAAATCGCGTTTCTAACGCAAGAATTCAATATTCTGGTACCGGGACACAACAAGATATGCAAGAGCCTGGATTCTTGGCACGATTCTTTAATGTCTCTCTATAA
- the flgG gene encoding flagellar basal-body rod protein FlgG has product MHPALWVSKTGLDAQQTNIATISNNLANASTIGFKKGRAVFEDLFYQNINQPGGQSSQNTQLPSGLMLGAGSKVVATQKVHTHGNAQTTTNALDLMVEGDGFFQITMPDGNIGYSRNGQFTLNGEGVVVTSGSGYPLEPEIVIPEDAISITVGTDGEVSVRIRGQQNNQVVGQITITDFVNPGGLEPIGQNLYLPTGASGDPQEGVPGLDGLGEVRQSMLETSNVNVTEELVNMIEAQRVYEMNSKVISSVDKMMSFVNQQL; this is encoded by the coding sequence ATGCATCCGGCACTATGGGTAAGTAAAACGGGCTTAGACGCTCAACAAACCAATATCGCGACAATTTCAAACAACCTAGCGAACGCCTCAACCATCGGTTTTAAAAAGGGTCGTGCGGTATTTGAAGATCTGTTCTACCAAAATATTAACCAACCTGGCGGTCAATCTTCTCAGAATACGCAACTACCCAGTGGTTTGATGTTAGGTGCGGGCTCAAAAGTGGTCGCAACACAAAAAGTGCATACACATGGTAACGCCCAAACCACCACCAATGCGTTGGATCTGATGGTTGAAGGGGATGGCTTTTTCCAAATCACCATGCCCGACGGCAATATTGGTTACTCCCGCAATGGCCAGTTCACACTGAACGGTGAAGGTGTCGTAGTCACATCCGGTTCGGGTTATCCATTAGAACCTGAAATTGTGATCCCTGAAGACGCCATTTCCATTACTGTCGGTACGGACGGTGAAGTCTCTGTGCGTATTCGTGGCCAGCAGAATAACCAAGTGGTTGGGCAAATCACCATTACCGACTTTGTTAACCCAGGTGGTCTAGAGCCCATTGGTCAGAACCTCTACTTGCCGACAGGGGCGAGTGGTGACCCACAAGAAGGGGTACCTGGCCTTGATGGCTTGGGTGAAGTGCGCCAATCCATGCTAGAAACATCCAACGTGAACGTAACGGAAGAATTGGTCAACATGATCGAAGCACAACGTGTTTACGAAATGAATTCAAAAGTCATCTCATCGGTCGATAAGATGATGAGTTTTGTTAACCAGCAGCTTTAA
- the flgF gene encoding flagellar basal-body rod protein FlgF, protein MDRALFLAMSGAKQNMQALQLRANNLANVSTTGFRADLAQARSMQAYGDGLPTRVFSMTERPGHNFAQGSVITTGRDLDITIEGNGWIGVMDKLGKEGLTRNGNLKVDQNGLLSNASGHLVLGEGGAPITIPLPVSKIEIGRDGTISVLPQGAPAEEMEEIDRIKLVKTNDSALFKDTNGLFRHKEPNQPYEADPTVQIMTGAIEGSNVNAVGEMTALIDLQRQFEMQVKMMSTAEEMDKSSDSLLRMS, encoded by the coding sequence ATGGATCGTGCACTCTTTCTTGCTATGAGTGGTGCCAAGCAGAATATGCAGGCTCTGCAACTACGAGCGAACAACCTAGCCAACGTGAGCACAACAGGGTTTCGTGCAGATTTAGCACAAGCTCGTTCAATGCAAGCGTACGGTGACGGGCTACCTACTCGAGTTTTCAGCATGACAGAGCGCCCAGGACATAATTTTGCTCAAGGCAGTGTGATCACCACAGGCCGTGACCTCGATATTACGATTGAGGGAAATGGTTGGATTGGGGTGATGGATAAACTAGGCAAAGAAGGGTTAACCCGTAACGGTAATCTGAAAGTCGATCAAAATGGACTACTGAGCAATGCCAGTGGACATTTGGTCCTTGGGGAAGGTGGTGCACCCATTACCATTCCTCTTCCTGTGAGCAAAATTGAAATCGGTCGCGACGGCACGATTTCGGTCTTACCTCAAGGAGCGCCAGCGGAAGAGATGGAAGAAATCGATCGTATTAAGCTGGTCAAGACCAATGACAGTGCCTTGTTTAAAGACACCAATGGCCTGTTCCGCCACAAGGAACCCAATCAGCCGTACGAAGCGGATCCAACGGTGCAAATCATGACAGGTGCCATTGAGGGCAGCAACGTGAATGCTGTTGGTGAAATGACGGCTCTGATTGACCTGCAACGTCAATTTGAGATGCAGGTAAAAATGATGAGCACAGCAGAAGAGATGGACAAGTCGTCTGATTCTCTGCTTCGTATGAGCTAA
- the flgE gene encoding flagellar hook protein FlgE codes for MSYVSLSGLSAAQLDLNTTSNNIANANTYGFKESRAEFGDVYSNSLFTNAKTTPGGGVQANQVAQQFHEGSSIYTNNPMDLRISGTGFFAVAKDRMVPNQNELTRNGAFHLSKDNYMVTANDEYLLGYQVDPLSGDVASYEPQPLNIPAEFGKPKQTSNVTVGVNLPASGALKDPQAFDFEDPDTYNRSTSSTIYDSMGQSYKLTTYYLKDQTQPNTWQTYYTVTDSQGEKPLNIAGGDATNATGHIGHTVKFNNDGTLASLNNGQPIISDPLGAGAVPIDMNGGDPTQTIAFDLNSSTQFAAPFELTKFDEDGATTGFLTKVDIDENGSVYGTYSNGENVTLGRVALVRVPNEQGLDKKGGTQWNSTNNSGDKIWGESNKGSFGTVSSGALEQSNIDMTQELVDLISAQRNFQANSRALEVHNQLQQNILQIR; via the coding sequence ATGTCATATGTATCTTTAAGCGGTTTGTCCGCAGCTCAGTTAGATCTAAATACCACGAGTAACAACATTGCTAACGCCAATACCTACGGCTTTAAAGAGTCGCGTGCGGAGTTTGGTGATGTTTACTCTAACTCACTCTTTACCAATGCGAAAACCACTCCAGGTGGTGGTGTACAAGCAAACCAAGTGGCACAACAGTTCCACGAAGGTTCAAGTATTTACACTAACAACCCTATGGATTTGCGCATTAGCGGCACCGGTTTTTTTGCCGTAGCGAAAGACCGCATGGTACCCAACCAGAACGAACTAACACGTAATGGTGCATTTCATCTAAGCAAAGACAACTACATGGTGACGGCGAATGATGAATACTTACTGGGTTATCAAGTGGACCCGTTGAGTGGCGATGTGGCTTCTTATGAACCCCAGCCTCTGAACATCCCTGCGGAGTTTGGTAAGCCAAAGCAGACCTCGAATGTCACTGTGGGTGTTAACCTACCTGCCAGTGGTGCGCTTAAAGATCCACAGGCATTTGATTTCGAAGATCCAGATACGTATAACCGTTCTACTTCTTCGACGATCTATGACTCAATGGGTCAATCTTACAAATTAACCACCTACTATTTGAAAGATCAGACTCAGCCCAATACTTGGCAGACGTACTACACGGTAACAGACAGCCAAGGTGAAAAACCTCTCAATATTGCTGGCGGTGATGCGACCAACGCGACAGGTCATATTGGCCACACCGTTAAGTTCAATAATGATGGTACATTGGCAAGTCTCAACAATGGTCAGCCAATCATTTCAGATCCGCTTGGTGCTGGTGCTGTGCCGATTGATATGAACGGTGGCGATCCAACGCAAACCATCGCGTTTGATTTAAACTCATCAACCCAGTTTGCCGCGCCATTTGAGCTGACAAAGTTCGATGAAGATGGTGCCACCACGGGTTTCTTGACCAAAGTTGATATCGACGAAAACGGCAGTGTTTACGGTACATACTCTAACGGTGAAAACGTGACTCTAGGCCGAGTTGCCTTGGTACGTGTTCCAAATGAGCAAGGCTTGGATAAGAAAGGTGGTACGCAGTGGAATTCAACCAATAACTCAGGCGATAAAATCTGGGGTGAATCAAACAAAGGTTCATTTGGTACGGTTTCCAGCGGTGCGCTTGAGCAGTCGAATATCGATATGACTCAAGAGCTGGTGGATCTGATTTCTGCTCAGCGAAACTTCCAAGCAAACTCACGTGCGCTAGAAGTTCACAACCAGCTACAACAGAACATCCTGCAGATTCGTTAA
- the flgD gene encoding flagellar hook assembly protein FlgD yields the protein MAGINNVGQSGLSYIDQLKSLQESKKPTETTGKQELKQEDFLSLLTKQLAQQDPFKPVSNDQMIAQMASFATVDGIGKMNSQFESLNSSMTSNQALQASSLVGRDVLVPGAAGLKQENTGMPAMVKLPQAMDNVIVRVENEIGQLVRSFEVGAKPAGDNRVEWDGNDENGNPLPAGKYKVKASGLLDGQSSDFPVSTYANVNSVLLGKGDGNVLLNLAGFDSPVRLAEVLEVGKA from the coding sequence ATGGCCGGAATCAATAACGTTGGTCAAAGCGGCTTGTCCTATATCGACCAGCTTAAGAGTTTGCAAGAGAGCAAGAAGCCAACAGAAACAACAGGTAAACAAGAGCTTAAACAAGAAGACTTTTTATCGTTGTTGACCAAGCAGCTTGCTCAACAGGATCCTTTTAAGCCGGTGAGTAACGACCAGATGATTGCGCAAATGGCGTCATTTGCGACCGTCGATGGCATCGGCAAGATGAACTCTCAGTTCGAGAGCCTCAACTCATCGATGACGTCAAACCAAGCATTACAGGCTTCTTCTTTAGTGGGTCGTGATGTTTTGGTTCCAGGAGCGGCGGGGCTGAAGCAAGAAAATACGGGTATGCCTGCCATGGTCAAACTTCCACAAGCGATGGATAACGTGATTGTCCGTGTGGAAAACGAAATTGGCCAACTGGTTCGTTCTTTTGAGGTAGGAGCGAAACCTGCGGGAGATAACCGTGTTGAATGGGACGGCAACGACGAAAACGGTAATCCATTGCCGGCTGGCAAATACAAAGTGAAGGCATCAGGTTTATTGGATGGTCAGTCAAGTGACTTCCCAGTATCCACTTATGCCAACGTAAACAGTGTATTGCTAGGTAAAGGTGATGGTAACGTACTGCTCAATCTGGCTGGCTTTGATTCGCCAGTTCGACTTGCTGAAGTACTAGAAGTTGGCAAAGCGTAA
- the flgC gene encoding flagellar basal body rod protein FlgC, protein MSLFNVFNVTGSAMSAESVRLNTTSSNLANADSVSSSAKDTYKARHAVFGAELSNAMYNRGDTVPVKVLGIVESDKPLSAEYNPEHPLANDEGYIYKPNVNVMEEMANMISASRAYQTNVQVADASKQMLLRTLQMGQ, encoded by the coding sequence ATGAGCTTATTTAATGTGTTCAATGTGACTGGTTCTGCAATGAGTGCTGAATCTGTTCGTCTAAATACGACCTCAAGTAACCTAGCCAACGCGGATAGTGTCAGTAGTTCTGCTAAAGATACTTACAAAGCTCGTCACGCGGTGTTTGGTGCTGAGTTAAGTAATGCGATGTACAACCGCGGGGACACGGTTCCTGTGAAAGTACTTGGCATTGTGGAAAGCGATAAACCGCTGAGCGCGGAATACAACCCAGAGCACCCACTCGCAAACGATGAAGGCTATATCTACAAGCCTAATGTCAATGTGATGGAAGAAATGGCCAACATGATTTCTGCTTCACGAGCGTACCAAACAAACGTTCAAGTTGCAGATGCAAGTAAACAAATGCTGCTGCGTACGCTGCAGATGGGTCAATAG
- the flgB gene encoding flagellar basal body rod protein FlgB: MTISFDKALGIHQHTVGVRERNAEVISTNIAQANTPGYKARGLDFSKELQAASSGASIGLSRTDGRHIPATTTVMGEKLYRLPTQPDTGDGNTVDLDLERNLFMQNQIRHQASLDFLGGKFKNLTKAIKGE, from the coding sequence ATGACTATCTCTTTTGACAAGGCACTAGGCATCCACCAACACACGGTGGGCGTGCGTGAACGCAATGCAGAGGTTATCTCTACTAACATTGCGCAAGCAAACACACCTGGCTACAAGGCAAGAGGGCTAGATTTTTCTAAGGAACTGCAGGCGGCAAGTTCGGGGGCAAGCATTGGTCTTAGCCGTACGGATGGTCGGCATATTCCTGCCACTACAACGGTAATGGGTGAAAAACTTTATCGTTTACCGACTCAACCAGATACCGGAGATGGCAATACGGTGGATTTGGATCTCGAGCGTAATTTGTTTATGCAGAATCAAATTCGTCATCAAGCGTCTCTCGATTTTTTGGGCGGGAAATTTAAGAACTTAACGAAAGCGATCAAAGGGGAATAA